In the genome of Nymphaea colorata isolate Beijing-Zhang1983 chromosome 9, ASM883128v2, whole genome shotgun sequence, one region contains:
- the LOC116260370 gene encoding serine/threonine-protein kinase BLUS1 isoform X2 produces the protein MEHAPEKKFPVSSKDYKLYEEVGEGVSATVYRALCVPLNEIVAIKVLDLEKCNNDLDGIRREVQTMSLTDHPNLLKAHCSFTNDHSLWVVMPYMAGGSCLHIMKSAYAEGFEEPVIATLLREVLKALVYLHSHGHIHRDVKAGNILLDGNGAVKLADFGVSACMFDTGDRQRSRNTFVGTPCWMAPEVMQQLHGYDFKADIWSFGITALELAHGHAPFSKYPPMKVLLMTLQNAPPGLDYERDKRFSKSFKEMVSACLVKDPRKRPSSEKLLKHHFFKHGRSNEYLAKTILDGLAPLGDRFRTLKAKEADFLVNNKIRYGDKEQMSQHEYIRGISGWNFNLEDLKNQAAIDPDDVSSVNDLDMNVNTKEMFNDQDDGGSALSSESKDDIRDTASKEEGGRNLLRHSSLPSFPLRPLQALKGYFDISEDEVNTSSPSWKEDGESYPEQLFQIQRTQAVEEQEIRECDDDNLERNCTSSRNTGFIPGQGQRFLSGSLIPERVYAQTKGGTGDGEREHIQLRKPPERNFSGPLLQRHKRNGDIQQAASLQSLGDTSEGTVVQHKGRFKVTSAEKAITLTNSLLNSTSGSPSSATILSSILPSLQNILHHNTLQRDQIIKLLKCVERSSGNLSDTALVNASDIPMAPSTFGREKELQSQVIQLQQRIGGLAEELQKLKMKNAQLERQLSVSSNVEDDRL, from the exons ATGGAACATGCACCTGAGAAGAAATTTCCAGTCAGTTCAAAAGATTACAAACTATATGAAGAAGTTGGTGAAGGTGTCAGTGCGACAGTATACAGGGCTCTTTGTGTTCCACTTAATGAAATAGTTGCTATCAAGGTTTTGGACCTGGAGAAGTGCAATAATGACCTG GATGGAATTCGACGTGAAGTGCAGACTATGAGTTTGACAGATCATCCTAATCTCCTAAAAGCACATTGCTCTTTCACGAATGACCATAGCCTTTGGGTTGTAATGCCTTATATGGCTGGAGGCTCTTGTcttcatataatgaaatctGCTTATGCGGAAGGGTTTGAAGAACCTGTTATTGCAACATTATTACGTGAAGTGCTTAAAGCTCTCGTTTATCTTCATAGTCATGGGCACATTCATCGGGATGTTAAG GCAGGGAATATTTTACTTGATGGCAACGGTGCTGTAAAGCTAGCGGATTTTGGAGTTTCAGCTTGCATGTTTGATACTGGTGATAGGCAACGGTCACGGAATACTTTTGTAGGAACTCCATGCTG GATGGCTCCTGAGGTAATGCAACAACTACATGGCTATGATTTTAA GGCAGACATTTGGTCTTTTGGAATAACAGCTTTAGAGCTTGCTCATGGTCATGCACCTTTTTCTAAATATCCCCCAATGAAG GTGTTACTTATGACCTTGCAAAATGCACCTCCAGGACTTGACTATGAACGAGACAAAAGATTTTCAAAG TCTTTTAAAGAAATGGTATCTGCCTGCTTAGTAAAGGATCCAAGGAAGCGTCCATCATCTGAGAAGCTTTTAAAGCATCACTTCTTTAAACATGGGCGATCTAATGAGTATTTGGCAAAGACGATTCTTGATGGTCTTGCTCCCCTTGGTGATCGATTTAGGACATTAAAG GCAAAGGAGGCTGACTTTCTTGTCAATAATAAGATCCGCTATGGAGATAAAGAGCAAATGTCACAG CACGAATATATTCGTGGAATTAGTGGATGGAATTTTAATCTGGAAGATTTGAAAAATCAAGCTGCCATT GACCCTGATGATGTTTCTAGTGTGaatgatttggatatgaatgtaaacACAAAGGAGATGTTTAATGACCAAGATGATGGGGGGAGTGCATTGTCTTCCGAGAGCAAAGACGATATCAGGGATACTGCTTCAAAAGAG GAGGGTGGTCGTAATCTACTCAGACACAGCTCtctgccttcttttcctcttcggCCTCTTCAGGCACTCAA AGGGTATTTTGATATTTCTGAAGATGAGGTGAATACAAGCAGTCCTTCTTGGAAAGAAGATGGTGAGTCTTATCCAGAGCAACTGTTTCAGATACAAAGGACGCAAGCTGTAGAAGAGCAAGAAATTAGGGAGTGTGATGATGACAACCTTGAAAGAAATTGCACTTCATCAAGAAACACTGGCTTTATTCCTGGACAGGGTCAAAGATTCTTGAGTGGTTCACTTATTCCAGAACGTGTTTATGCCCAAACTAAAGGTGGCACTGGAGATGGAGAAAG ggAGCACATACAACTGAGAAAACCACCTGAGCGAAATTTTAGTGGTCCTTTGCTCCAGCGCCACAAGCGAAATGGGGATATCCAGCAAGCAG CAAGCTTGCAGTCACTGGGAGATACATCTGAAGGAACGGTTGTACAGCATAAGGGGCGTTTCAAGGTCACATCAGCTGAGAAG GCTATCACATTAACGAATTCCCTGCTTAATTCTACTTCTGGGTCTCCAAGCTCTGCCACCATATTATCATCAATTCTTCCATCTCTGCAAAATATTTTGCATCACAACACATTGCAAAGG GACCAGATAATTAAATTGCTTAAGTGTGTGGAGCGGAGTTCAG GAAATCTGTCTGATACTGCTCTAGTCAATGCCAGTGACATCCCAATG GCCCCTTCAACTTTTGGTAGAGAAAAGGAATTGCAGTCACAGGTGATTCAACTACAACAAAG AATTGGTGGTCTTGCTGAAGAGTTGCAAAAGTTGAAGATGAAAAATGCTCAG TTGGAAAGGCAATTGAGTGTTTCATCAAATGTGGAAGATGATAGGCTATAG
- the LOC116260370 gene encoding serine/threonine-protein kinase BLUS1 isoform X1 translates to MEHAPEKKFPVSSKDYKLYEEVGEGVSATVYRALCVPLNEIVAIKVLDLEKCNNDLDGIRREVQTMSLTDHPNLLKAHCSFTNDHSLWVVMPYMAGGSCLHIMKSAYAEGFEEPVIATLLREVLKALVYLHSHGHIHRDVKAGNILLDGNGAVKLADFGVSACMFDTGDRQRSRNTFVGTPCWMAPEVMQQLHGYDFKADIWSFGITALELAHGHAPFSKYPPMKVLLMTLQNAPPGLDYERDKRFSKSFKEMVSACLVKDPRKRPSSEKLLKHHFFKHGRSNEYLAKTILDGLAPLGDRFRTLKAKEADFLVNNKIRYGDKEQMSQHEYIRGISGWNFNLEDLKNQAAIMQDPDDVSSVNDLDMNVNTKEMFNDQDDGGSALSSESKDDIRDTASKEEGGRNLLRHSSLPSFPLRPLQALKGYFDISEDEVNTSSPSWKEDGESYPEQLFQIQRTQAVEEQEIRECDDDNLERNCTSSRNTGFIPGQGQRFLSGSLIPERVYAQTKGGTGDGEREHIQLRKPPERNFSGPLLQRHKRNGDIQQAASLQSLGDTSEGTVVQHKGRFKVTSAEKAITLTNSLLNSTSGSPSSATILSSILPSLQNILHHNTLQRDQIIKLLKCVERSSGNLSDTALVNASDIPMAPSTFGREKELQSQVIQLQQRIGGLAEELQKLKMKNAQLERQLSVSSNVEDDRL, encoded by the exons ATGGAACATGCACCTGAGAAGAAATTTCCAGTCAGTTCAAAAGATTACAAACTATATGAAGAAGTTGGTGAAGGTGTCAGTGCGACAGTATACAGGGCTCTTTGTGTTCCACTTAATGAAATAGTTGCTATCAAGGTTTTGGACCTGGAGAAGTGCAATAATGACCTG GATGGAATTCGACGTGAAGTGCAGACTATGAGTTTGACAGATCATCCTAATCTCCTAAAAGCACATTGCTCTTTCACGAATGACCATAGCCTTTGGGTTGTAATGCCTTATATGGCTGGAGGCTCTTGTcttcatataatgaaatctGCTTATGCGGAAGGGTTTGAAGAACCTGTTATTGCAACATTATTACGTGAAGTGCTTAAAGCTCTCGTTTATCTTCATAGTCATGGGCACATTCATCGGGATGTTAAG GCAGGGAATATTTTACTTGATGGCAACGGTGCTGTAAAGCTAGCGGATTTTGGAGTTTCAGCTTGCATGTTTGATACTGGTGATAGGCAACGGTCACGGAATACTTTTGTAGGAACTCCATGCTG GATGGCTCCTGAGGTAATGCAACAACTACATGGCTATGATTTTAA GGCAGACATTTGGTCTTTTGGAATAACAGCTTTAGAGCTTGCTCATGGTCATGCACCTTTTTCTAAATATCCCCCAATGAAG GTGTTACTTATGACCTTGCAAAATGCACCTCCAGGACTTGACTATGAACGAGACAAAAGATTTTCAAAG TCTTTTAAAGAAATGGTATCTGCCTGCTTAGTAAAGGATCCAAGGAAGCGTCCATCATCTGAGAAGCTTTTAAAGCATCACTTCTTTAAACATGGGCGATCTAATGAGTATTTGGCAAAGACGATTCTTGATGGTCTTGCTCCCCTTGGTGATCGATTTAGGACATTAAAG GCAAAGGAGGCTGACTTTCTTGTCAATAATAAGATCCGCTATGGAGATAAAGAGCAAATGTCACAG CACGAATATATTCGTGGAATTAGTGGATGGAATTTTAATCTGGAAGATTTGAAAAATCAAGCTGCCATT ATGCAGGACCCTGATGATGTTTCTAGTGTGaatgatttggatatgaatgtaaacACAAAGGAGATGTTTAATGACCAAGATGATGGGGGGAGTGCATTGTCTTCCGAGAGCAAAGACGATATCAGGGATACTGCTTCAAAAGAG GAGGGTGGTCGTAATCTACTCAGACACAGCTCtctgccttcttttcctcttcggCCTCTTCAGGCACTCAA AGGGTATTTTGATATTTCTGAAGATGAGGTGAATACAAGCAGTCCTTCTTGGAAAGAAGATGGTGAGTCTTATCCAGAGCAACTGTTTCAGATACAAAGGACGCAAGCTGTAGAAGAGCAAGAAATTAGGGAGTGTGATGATGACAACCTTGAAAGAAATTGCACTTCATCAAGAAACACTGGCTTTATTCCTGGACAGGGTCAAAGATTCTTGAGTGGTTCACTTATTCCAGAACGTGTTTATGCCCAAACTAAAGGTGGCACTGGAGATGGAGAAAG ggAGCACATACAACTGAGAAAACCACCTGAGCGAAATTTTAGTGGTCCTTTGCTCCAGCGCCACAAGCGAAATGGGGATATCCAGCAAGCAG CAAGCTTGCAGTCACTGGGAGATACATCTGAAGGAACGGTTGTACAGCATAAGGGGCGTTTCAAGGTCACATCAGCTGAGAAG GCTATCACATTAACGAATTCCCTGCTTAATTCTACTTCTGGGTCTCCAAGCTCTGCCACCATATTATCATCAATTCTTCCATCTCTGCAAAATATTTTGCATCACAACACATTGCAAAGG GACCAGATAATTAAATTGCTTAAGTGTGTGGAGCGGAGTTCAG GAAATCTGTCTGATACTGCTCTAGTCAATGCCAGTGACATCCCAATG GCCCCTTCAACTTTTGGTAGAGAAAAGGAATTGCAGTCACAGGTGATTCAACTACAACAAAG AATTGGTGGTCTTGCTGAAGAGTTGCAAAAGTTGAAGATGAAAAATGCTCAG TTGGAAAGGCAATTGAGTGTTTCATCAAATGTGGAAGATGATAGGCTATAG
- the LOC116259901 gene encoding uncharacterized protein LOC116259901 — protein sequence MQSAVISLSPSFGGHSGRFLDVSADLIAAHPLPEDEDVYDLPQEEEEEEEEAYNGCDRCGGNAEEDEEDDDDFEFGGLVSSADDFDAISADELFANGRMRPLFEVFQSWPAGSIPVPSSAAQSDLSSSSSSSACSSSSTSTRLPLKTLFLEDRAVPEADELTGVPEGTYCVWSPRKPQPETCKKSNSTSNSSRRWRLRDILHRSNSDGKDMFVFLAPPPKKNKDRQAPESRPRRPPASPERVEPQKKMEKDKNMADRKTNQKKGGFPADVRYVKSREGDRRRSYLPYRQDLVGIFGNLNLHHHQHH from the coding sequence ATGCAGAGCGCGGTGATTTCCCTGTCTCCGAGCTTCGGCGGCCACTCCGGCCGGTTTCTGGACGTCTCCGCGGATTTGATCGCCGCCCACCCTCTTCCTGAGGACGAGGACGTCTACGACCTTCctcaggaggaggaggaggaggaggaggaggcctACAACGGTTGCGATCGGTGCGGAGGAAACGCTGAGGAGGACGAAGAAGATGACGATGACTTCGAATTTGGGGGGCTTGTTTCCTCAGCCGACGACTTCGACGCCATCTCCGCCGATGAGCTCTTCGCCAACGGCCGGATGCGGCCGCTCTTCGAGGTCTTCCAGTCGTGGCCGGCCGGTTCGATCCCTGTTCCTTCGTCCGCTGCTCAGTCcgacctttcttcttcttcttcatcttccgcTTGCTCTTCGTCGTCCACTTCGACTCGTCTGCCTCTGAAAACGCTCTTCCTGGAGGACCGGGCGGTGCCGGAGGCCGACGAGCTCACCGGCGTCCCTGAGGGTACCTACTGCGTGTGGTCGCCGAGAAAGCCCCAGCCAGAGACGTGCAAGAAGAGCAACTCCACCAGCAACTCCTCCCGCAGGTGGCGGCTCCGCGACATCCTCCACCGAAGCAACAGCGACGGGAAGGACATGTTCGTCTTCCTCGCGCCGCCCCCAAAGAAGAACAAGGACCGACAAGCACCTGAATCACGCCCCCGGAGACCTCCGGCCTCGCCGGAGAGGGTGGAGCCgcagaagaagatggagaaggACAAAAACATGGCCGACAGGAAAACCAACCAAAAGAAGGGGGGCTTCCCGGCTGATGTCCGGTACGTGAAGTCCCGGGA